The following proteins come from a genomic window of Elusimicrobiota bacterium:
- a CDS encoding oligosaccharide flippase family protein, with protein sequence MKPVKKFGIARLSGDSAAYGVGAALVQAAGFFLLPFLTRHLTLAEYGTVALVGIAVLVLDGAFGLGTANSMGILYGRETDPARRAEILWSNVLLLAVHTTLLALVGAALARPLARGVLGADGLAPVVSLAFGTLALKTVAVPVLNGLRLERRRRVYVAMNVGGAFLTAGLSVYAVVAREAGLTGLFAARLIGQAIATAVALAGATRWWPFRLTFASAGRLARWGAPSAFGVLAFYVLDNASRLVLERAVGRADLGVYAVAVSLAAVTSLAVDAFGAAWAPFFLSFSNNPRAGRAVFGRALRVYLGAFFILSLGVTVAGRWAIELLTTAPYHGAAALLPWLTAAYLCRGAYLILLPGLYFRHWLHRQAMIEWGAAAVAVAAAWALVPAGGQTAAAAATFVGYVGLPLLAYIAARNTLAVAWGWRRVWPLVAGYAAVQGLLRAVYPSGTGVYLFGGGLMIVGYSWFVVTRRDWRGFAAAVRERLRWA encoded by the coding sequence GTGAAGCCCGTGAAAAAATTCGGGATCGCGCGGTTGAGCGGCGACTCGGCCGCCTACGGCGTGGGGGCCGCGCTCGTCCAGGCGGCGGGGTTTTTCCTACTGCCGTTTTTGACGCGCCACTTGACCCTGGCGGAGTACGGCACCGTGGCGTTGGTCGGCATCGCCGTCTTGGTTTTGGACGGGGCGTTCGGCCTGGGGACCGCCAACTCCATGGGGATTTTGTACGGTCGCGAGACCGACCCGGCCCGGCGCGCGGAAATTTTGTGGAGCAACGTCCTGCTCCTGGCGGTGCACACGACGCTGTTGGCCCTCGTCGGCGCGGCGCTGGCGCGGCCCCTGGCGCGCGGGGTGTTGGGCGCGGACGGTTTGGCCCCGGTGGTGTCGTTGGCTTTCGGGACGTTGGCGCTCAAGACCGTGGCCGTGCCCGTGTTGAACGGCCTGCGCTTGGAACGGCGACGGCGGGTCTACGTGGCGATGAACGTGGGCGGGGCGTTTTTGACGGCGGGGTTGAGCGTGTACGCGGTGGTCGCGCGGGAAGCGGGGCTCACGGGGTTGTTCGCGGCGCGGCTCATTGGTCAGGCGATCGCCACGGCCGTGGCGCTGGCGGGGGCGACGCGGTGGTGGCCGTTCCGGTTGACCTTCGCCTCGGCGGGGCGGCTGGCGCGGTGGGGCGCGCCGTCGGCTTTCGGTGTGTTGGCGTTTTACGTGCTGGACAACGCGAGCCGGCTGGTGTTGGAACGCGCCGTCGGGCGCGCCGACCTGGGGGTGTACGCCGTGGCCGTGTCGCTGGCGGCGGTGACGTCCTTGGCGGTGGACGCCTTCGGCGCGGCCTGGGCGCCGTTCTTTCTTTCGTTTTCCAACAACCCGCGCGCGGGGCGCGCGGTGTTCGGCCGGGCGCTGCGGGTGTACCTCGGGGCCTTCTTCATCCTGTCGTTGGGGGTGACGGTGGCGGGGCGGTGGGCGATCGAACTGTTGACCACGGCGCCCTACCACGGCGCGGCGGCGCTCCTGCCGTGGCTGACGGCGGCCTATCTCTGCCGGGGGGCGTACTTGATCTTGTTGCCGGGGCTTTACTTCCGCCACTGGCTGCACCGCCAGGCGATGATCGAGTGGGGCGCGGCGGCCGTGGCCGTGGCCGCGGCCTGGGCCCTCGTGCCCGCCGGCGGACAAACGGCGGCCGCGGCGGCGACTTTCGTCGGCTACGTCGGACTGCCGCTGTTGGCCTACATCGCGGCGCGGAACACCCTCGCCGTGGCCTGGGGGTGGCGGCGGGTGTGGCCGCTGGTGGCGGGGTACGCGGCCGTCCAAGGGTTGCTGCGGGCGGTCTATCCGTCGGGGACGGGCGTCTATCTTTTCGGAGGAGGGCTGATGATCGTCGGGTATTCGTGGTTCGTCGTGACGCGGCGGGACTGGCGCGGGTTCGCGGCGGCGGTCCGGGAGAGGCTGCGATGGGCGTGA
- a CDS encoding WbqC family protein, whose amino-acid sequence MTRGAATVAAIHQPNFFPWLGFFNKWARADVFVLLDHAQFPKTAGNWINHVQILTAGKPLWMTAPVVRAYHGVRRIDEMEINDSTDWREKTRRTWRAQYGRARCFNEAFPLLDPLLAVRAARLVDYNLAVLEGLGRAIGLSTDRWRRSSAIGAAGNGTELLAALVKAVGGTDYLAGGGAGGYQDDAVFAREGLGLIPQGFAPTPYPQRGAEAFVPGLSIVDALMNVGVEATARLVRGEAP is encoded by the coding sequence GTGACACGCGGCGCCGCGACGGTGGCGGCCATCCACCAACCCAACTTTTTTCCGTGGCTGGGCTTTTTCAACAAGTGGGCCCGGGCGGACGTGTTCGTGCTGTTGGACCACGCGCAGTTTCCCAAAACCGCGGGGAACTGGATCAACCACGTGCAAATCCTCACCGCGGGGAAACCGCTGTGGATGACGGCGCCCGTCGTGCGGGCCTACCACGGGGTGCGGCGGATCGACGAAATGGAGATCAACGACAGCACCGATTGGCGCGAGAAAACGCGCCGCACCTGGCGCGCCCAGTACGGCCGGGCCCGGTGTTTCAACGAGGCGTTCCCCCTGTTGGACCCGTTGCTCGCGGTGCGCGCGGCGCGGCTGGTGGACTACAACCTGGCGGTGTTGGAGGGGTTGGGCCGGGCGATCGGCTTGTCGACCGACCGCTGGCGGCGGAGTTCGGCGATCGGCGCGGCGGGGAACGGCACGGAATTGTTGGCGGCGTTGGTGAAGGCCGTGGGCGGGACCGATTATCTCGCCGGGGGCGGCGCGGGCGGCTATCAAGACGACGCGGTGTTCGCGCGGGAAGGGTTGGGGTTGATTCCGCAGGGGTTCGCGCCCACGCCCTACCCCCAGCGCGGGGCGGAGGCCTTCGTGCCGGGGTTGTCGATCGTCGACGCCTTGATGAACGTGGGTGTCGAGGCCACCGCGCGGTTGGTTCGCGGGGAAGCGCCGTGA
- a CDS encoding methyltransferase domain-containing protein — translation MNPDIPLDWFACPVSRKPLTFSGDTAVGAETYRRNAAHGYWDFVPAAARNVHGDTYAMWEQLQENGEVSYREDPEHNLGVGARADHLAFADFCGFHGNVLDVGVGPQKEPTHLQRARDKSAFFVGIDPLAGEQPRNFAFVRGLAEHLPFRDGVFDQVLFVTSLDHMLDPVGALREARRVTKPEGRVFLWMGEKNPGAPKPARSAAWYEALKTPAGADDVFHHKRMTLDSARAMVAEAGLRPEEESVRVIDPWRRSAFLRLAPAAAGARRP, via the coding sequence ATGAACCCCGACATCCCCCTCGATTGGTTCGCCTGTCCCGTTTCTCGAAAACCCCTGACTTTTTCCGGCGACACGGCCGTCGGCGCCGAAACCTACCGGCGGAACGCCGCCCACGGCTATTGGGATTTCGTCCCCGCGGCGGCGCGGAACGTGCACGGCGACACCTACGCCATGTGGGAACAGCTTCAAGAAAACGGCGAAGTGTCCTACCGCGAGGACCCGGAACACAACCTGGGCGTGGGCGCCCGGGCGGACCATTTGGCCTTCGCCGATTTTTGCGGGTTTCACGGCAACGTCTTGGACGTGGGCGTCGGGCCGCAAAAAGAGCCCACGCACCTGCAACGCGCCCGGGACAAAAGCGCGTTCTTCGTCGGGATCGACCCGCTGGCGGGGGAGCAGCCCCGGAACTTCGCCTTCGTCCGCGGGCTGGCGGAGCATTTGCCGTTCCGCGACGGCGTGTTCGACCAGGTGTTGTTCGTCACGTCGTTGGACCACATGCTCGACCCCGTGGGGGCGCTGCGCGAAGCGCGCCGGGTGACGAAACCCGAAGGGCGCGTGTTCTTGTGGATGGGCGAGAAAAACCCCGGCGCGCCCAAGCCCGCCCGCAGCGCCGCCTGGTACGAGGCGCTCAAAACGCCGGCGGGGGCGGACGACGTTTTCCACCACAAGCGGATGACCCTCGACAGCGCCCGCGCGATGGTGGCCGAGGCCGGCCTGCGGCCGGAGGAGGAGTCGGTGCGCGTCATCGACCCGTGGCGGCGGAGCGCGTTCCTGCGGTTGGCGCCGGCGGCGGCGGGGGCGCGGCGGCCGTGA
- a CDS encoding NAD-dependent epimerase/dehydratase family protein, with protein sequence MKTILVTGANGFLGQALLRRLSADRGARVVTVGRRPAGPATARRTHRTADLAKPGWTRALPDRVDAVAHLAQSRHHRDFPAKARDLFDVNVRAGFDLLEWCRTRPGVRLVIASTGSFYAPRSGAIRESDRTEPPTFYAATKLALDALARAHAGCVDVALVRLFSLYGPGQEDRLIPNLIERIRRGQAVTLNGPRGIPLAPLHVDDAAAAVATLLRPRPGPGCDVVNLGGAETVSLKDLAAGLARRAGTRAVFQKAPRAHGLVASNRAIERLFGVRPRIPLERGLDQLFPPKEARARS encoded by the coding sequence ATGAAGACGATCCTCGTCACCGGCGCGAACGGGTTTTTGGGGCAGGCGCTCCTGCGGCGGCTGTCGGCGGACCGGGGCGCGCGCGTGGTCACCGTCGGGCGGCGGCCGGCCGGGCCGGCGACGGCGCGGCGGACGCACCGGACGGCGGACCTGGCGAAACCGGGTTGGACCCGCGCCCTGCCCGACCGGGTGGACGCCGTGGCCCACTTGGCTCAGTCGCGCCACCACCGGGACTTTCCCGCGAAAGCGCGGGACCTGTTCGACGTGAACGTGCGGGCGGGGTTCGACCTTTTGGAGTGGTGCCGAACGCGGCCGGGGGTGCGCCTGGTGATCGCCTCGACGGGAAGTTTTTACGCGCCCCGGTCGGGCGCGATCCGGGAATCGGACCGGACGGAGCCGCCGACTTTTTACGCCGCGACCAAACTGGCCTTGGACGCCTTGGCGCGGGCCCACGCGGGGTGCGTGGACGTGGCGCTGGTGCGGCTGTTTTCCCTCTACGGGCCGGGGCAAGAGGACCGGCTGATCCCCAACCTGATCGAGCGCATTCGCCGCGGGCAAGCGGTGACGCTCAACGGGCCGCGGGGCATCCCCCTGGCGCCGCTCCACGTGGACGACGCGGCCGCGGCCGTGGCGACGCTTTTGCGGCCGCGTCCGGGCCCGGGCTGCGACGTGGTCAACCTGGGCGGCGCCGAAACCGTTTCGTTGAAGGACCTCGCCGCGGGCCTGGCCCGCCGCGCGGGGACGCGGGCCGTCTTTCAAAAGGCCCCGCGGGCCCACGGCCTGGTGGCGTCCAACCGGGCGATCGAACGCTTGTTCGGCGTGCGGCCGCGGATCCCCCTCGAACGGGGGTTGGACCAACTCTTTCCACCCAAGGAGGCGCGCGCGCGCTCATGA
- the asnB gene encoding asparagine synthase (glutamine-hydrolyzing), with the protein MCGVAGLLRFDGPPVTEAETRPLARALAHRGPDGEGVFARGPVGLAHRRLAILDLTPKADQPMASKDGRHALVYNGEIYNFRELRDELAARGDTFASTGDTEVVLAALRAWGPAAVEKFNGIFALALWDDRERTLFLARDRHGVKPMYYTATPGHFLFASELKAFYQHPSFAPRLDPAALIEYFTFQNLFTDKTLLAGVRVLPAGCTLTVSMDRRDPAPARYWDYRFGAATVPEREQTPARLKELFEQAVRRQMVSDVEVGCYLSGGLDSGSITAAAARERPGLKSFTIGFDLRSASGIELGFDERETAERMSYLFKTEQYEVVLKSGDMERAMRPVVWHLETPRVGQSYPNYYAAKLAGRFVKVVLSGTGGDELFGGYPWRYYRPAGPVDFEPYIDGYYKYWQRTVPNSVLKNLFRPLAGEFERVWTRDIFRGVFPREAPRLRTDEDFVNAALYLEAKTFLHGLLAVEDTLSMAHGLETRVPFLDNDLVDFAMGVSARLKVGAPPAVRLDENEPGIKTEKYFSIARDGKRLLREMMESIVPAEISGARKQGFSGPDASWFRGESLEFVRRELMRPDARLYEYLDRETTTALLNEHLEGKANHRLFIWSLLSFQTWLDLYLPR; encoded by the coding sequence GTGTGCGGCGTGGCGGGGCTCTTGCGGTTCGACGGGCCGCCGGTGACCGAGGCGGAAACGCGCCCCTTGGCCCGGGCGCTGGCCCACCGCGGCCCCGACGGCGAGGGCGTCTTTGCCCGGGGGCCGGTGGGGTTGGCCCACCGGCGCTTGGCGATCCTGGATTTGACCCCCAAAGCCGACCAGCCCATGGCGTCGAAGGACGGCCGGCACGCGCTGGTGTACAACGGCGAGATCTACAACTTCCGCGAACTGCGCGACGAGCTGGCCGCGCGGGGGGACACCTTCGCTTCCACGGGGGACACGGAGGTGGTCCTGGCGGCGCTGCGCGCCTGGGGCCCCGCGGCGGTGGAGAAGTTCAACGGCATTTTCGCCCTGGCGCTCTGGGACGACCGCGAGCGCACGCTCTTCTTGGCGCGGGACCGGCACGGCGTGAAGCCGATGTATTACACGGCGACGCCGGGGCATTTTCTCTTCGCGTCCGAGCTCAAAGCGTTTTATCAACACCCGTCCTTCGCGCCGCGGCTGGACCCGGCGGCGTTGATCGAATATTTCACCTTCCAGAACCTGTTCACCGACAAGACCCTGCTGGCCGGCGTGCGCGTGTTGCCCGCGGGGTGCACGCTGACCGTGTCGATGGACCGGCGGGACCCGGCCCCCGCGCGCTATTGGGATTACCGGTTCGGGGCGGCGACTGTCCCCGAGCGGGAGCAGACCCCGGCGCGGCTCAAGGAACTCTTTGAACAGGCCGTCCGGCGGCAGATGGTCAGCGACGTGGAGGTGGGCTGTTACCTGAGCGGGGGGCTGGATTCCGGATCGATCACCGCGGCGGCCGCGCGGGAGCGGCCGGGGCTCAAATCCTTCACCATCGGGTTCGACCTGCGGTCGGCCTCGGGCATCGAGCTGGGCTTCGACGAGCGGGAGACGGCCGAGCGGATGTCGTACCTGTTCAAGACGGAACAGTACGAGGTCGTGCTCAAGTCGGGCGACATGGAGCGCGCCATGCGCCCCGTGGTGTGGCACCTGGAGACCCCGCGCGTGGGGCAGAGCTACCCCAACTATTACGCGGCGAAGCTGGCGGGACGCTTTGTGAAAGTGGTTTTGTCGGGGACCGGCGGCGACGAACTGTTCGGGGGCTACCCCTGGCGCTATTACCGGCCCGCCGGGCCCGTGGACTTCGAGCCGTACATCGACGGGTATTACAAATATTGGCAGCGCACCGTGCCCAACAGCGTGCTCAAAAACCTCTTTCGGCCCCTGGCGGGGGAGTTCGAGCGGGTGTGGACGCGCGACATCTTTCGGGGCGTGTTCCCCCGCGAGGCGCCGCGCCTGCGGACGGACGAGGATTTCGTCAACGCGGCGCTGTACCTGGAGGCGAAAACTTTCTTGCACGGGCTGTTGGCGGTGGAGGACACCCTGTCGATGGCGCACGGGCTCGAAACCCGGGTGCCGTTCCTGGACAACGACCTGGTGGACTTCGCCATGGGGGTGTCCGCGCGGCTCAAGGTGGGCGCGCCGCCGGCGGTCCGGCTCGACGAAAACGAGCCGGGGATCAAGACCGAAAAATATTTCTCCATCGCGCGGGACGGCAAGCGCCTGCTGCGCGAGATGATGGAGTCCATCGTGCCGGCGGAAATCTCCGGGGCGCGCAAACAGGGGTTCTCCGGGCCGGACGCCTCGTGGTTCCGCGGCGAAAGCCTGGAATTCGTCCGGCGGGAATTGATGCGCCCCGACGCGCGGCTCTACGAATACCTGGACCGGGAAACGACGACCGCGCTCCTGAACGAGCACTTGGAAGGGAAGGCCAATCACCGGCTGTTCATTTGGTCGCTGTTGTCTTTCCAAACGTGGCTGGACCTGTACCTGCCCCGATGA
- a CDS encoding NAD-dependent epimerase/dehydratase family protein produces MDLKGKTVLVIGGAGLIGSHTVDELVKEDLAEIRVFDNFARGREENLAGALRDPRVKIFPLGGDLLHRDILSAAMKGVDGVFHFAALWLLHCYDFPRSAFEVNIGGTFNVLEAIVQNGVKRLVYSSSASVYGDALEEPMTEDHPYNNNNFYGATKIAGEHMCRALHHRYKDTPQRFDYVGLRYMNVYGARQDYRGAYIAVIMKMLDNIDKGLPLSVYGDGSQAYDFIYVQDCARANVCAMKAEATDAFFNVGRGVKTTIKEIAELLLEITGSKVGIRYEPAGPTFVKNRVGSPTRAAERIGFRAGVDLREGMRRLIEWRDAHKEEVDARRKAAAR; encoded by the coding sequence ATGGATTTGAAAGGCAAAACGGTGTTGGTGATCGGCGGGGCGGGGCTCATCGGCTCGCACACGGTGGACGAGCTGGTGAAGGAAGACCTGGCGGAGATCCGCGTGTTCGACAACTTCGCGCGCGGGCGCGAGGAGAACCTGGCGGGCGCGCTGCGCGACCCGCGGGTGAAAATATTCCCCCTGGGCGGCGACCTGCTGCACCGCGACATCTTGAGCGCGGCCATGAAGGGGGTCGACGGCGTTTTCCACTTCGCGGCGCTGTGGCTGCTCCACTGTTACGACTTTCCGCGCTCGGCCTTCGAGGTCAACATCGGCGGCACCTTCAACGTGCTGGAGGCGATCGTCCAAAACGGCGTCAAGCGGCTGGTCTACTCGTCGTCGGCCTCGGTCTACGGCGACGCGCTGGAAGAGCCCATGACCGAGGACCACCCCTACAACAACAACAACTTTTACGGCGCGACCAAGATCGCCGGCGAGCACATGTGCCGCGCCCTCCACCACCGCTACAAGGACACGCCCCAGCGGTTCGACTACGTGGGGCTGCGCTACATGAACGTCTACGGCGCGCGGCAGGATTACCGGGGCGCCTACATCGCCGTCATCATGAAGATGCTCGACAACATCGACAAGGGCCTGCCCTTGAGCGTCTACGGGGACGGGTCCCAGGCCTACGACTTCATCTACGTCCAGGACTGCGCCCGCGCGAATGTGTGCGCGATGAAAGCGGAGGCCACCGACGCGTTCTTCAACGTGGGGCGCGGCGTCAAAACCACGATCAAGGAAATCGCCGAACTGCTCTTGGAGATCACCGGGTCGAAAGTGGGAATCCGCTACGAACCGGCGGGGCCGACCTTCGTGAAGAACCGGGTGGGCAGCCCCACCCGCGCGGCCGAGCGGATCGGGTTTCGGGCGGGGGTGGATTTGCGGGAGGGGATGCGCCGGCTGATCGAATGGCGCGACGCCCACAAAGAGGAAGTGGACGCCCGGCGGAAGGCCGCGGCGCGATGA
- the lhgO gene encoding L-2-hydroxyglutarate oxidase — protein sequence MAETADFVVVGAGAVGLAVARALRGAHPAAKIVVLEKEDAPGRHASGRNSGVLHSGVYYPPQTLKARFCAEGARRWRVFAEEKKIPCRQGGKVILAGTADGRGLAALEANARAGGVRVEALSAEDVRRVEPHAAPRPGLWCRDTAVIDAAAATRALAEDLARSGVAIRTGQRALDRQPADNLLRTEAGETFSYGRLYNCAGAHADRLARAYGVGEEYALIPFKGLYMKLRPERASLVRESLYPVPDPAFPFLGVHLTRSVAGDVYVGPTAIPAFGAENYRGARGVTPGEFFVTAGRLLRLMAARDGQFRRLAAREMALYLKPMFVAAARRLVPDLRAGDLEPTPKAGIRPQLVRRTDHRLEMDFVVRHTPATTHVLNAISPAFTSAFPFGEFVVSGAAA from the coding sequence GTGGCCGAAACCGCTGACTTTGTGGTGGTGGGCGCGGGCGCGGTGGGGCTCGCGGTGGCCCGGGCCCTGCGGGGGGCGCACCCGGCGGCGAAGATCGTCGTTTTGGAAAAAGAGGACGCGCCCGGCCGACACGCCAGCGGGCGCAACAGCGGGGTGCTGCATTCGGGCGTCTATTACCCGCCGCAGACGCTGAAAGCCCGTTTTTGCGCCGAGGGCGCGCGGCGATGGCGCGTCTTCGCCGAGGAGAAAAAAATCCCCTGCCGGCAGGGGGGAAAAGTGATTTTGGCGGGGACCGCCGACGGGCGGGGCCTGGCGGCGCTGGAAGCCAACGCCCGCGCCGGGGGCGTGCGGGTGGAGGCGCTATCGGCCGAAGACGTCCGGCGGGTGGAGCCCCACGCGGCGCCGCGGCCCGGGCTGTGGTGCCGCGACACGGCCGTGATCGACGCGGCGGCGGCCACGCGGGCCCTGGCGGAGGACCTGGCGCGCTCGGGCGTGGCGATCCGCACGGGACAGCGGGCGCTCGACCGGCAGCCCGCCGACAACCTGTTGCGGACCGAGGCGGGAGAGACGTTTTCTTACGGGCGGCTGTACAACTGCGCGGGGGCCCACGCGGACCGACTGGCGCGGGCCTACGGCGTGGGGGAGGAGTACGCGTTGATCCCCTTCAAGGGGCTGTACATGAAACTGCGGCCGGAGCGGGCGTCGCTGGTGCGCGAAAGCCTGTACCCCGTGCCGGACCCGGCCTTTCCGTTTTTGGGCGTGCACCTGACGCGGAGCGTGGCCGGCGACGTGTACGTGGGGCCCACGGCGATCCCGGCCTTCGGCGCGGAGAACTACCGCGGGGCCCGGGGCGTGACGCCGGGAGAATTCTTCGTCACGGCGGGTCGGTTGTTGCGCCTGATGGCGGCGCGGGACGGGCAATTTCGCCGGTTGGCGGCGCGGGAGATGGCGCTGTACCTCAAGCCGATGTTCGTGGCCGCCGCGCGCCGGCTCGTGCCGGACCTGCGCGCCGGGGATTTGGAGCCGACGCCCAAGGCGGGCATCCGCCCGCAGCTCGTGCGCCGGACGGACCACCGCTTGGAAATGGATTTCGTGGTGCGGCACACGCCGGCCACCACCCACGTGCTCAACGCCATTTCGCCGGCGTTCACGAGCGCGTTTCCCTTCGGGGAGTTCGTGGTGTCGGGAGCGGCGGCGTAG
- a CDS encoding Gfo/Idh/MocA family oxidoreductase translates to MNGATENRTPSVAVIGCGYWGQNLVRNFHALGALRAVAEADADRRAQFAPQYSGVAFVADVGDALADPAVTAVAVATPAETHAAVVRRALEAGKDVFVEKPLALTEEDGRALVALAREKKRVLMVGHLLWYHPAVARLKELVAQGELGKIQYIYSHRLNLGKIRREENILWSFAPHDVSVILGLLGEMPTEVRSQGGSYLQEKIADVTVSLLSFPSGVKAHIFVSWLHPFKEQKLVVVGSRKMAVFDDLEKTDKLRLYPHRIDWKDGAPVVNKAEAEPVALPAEEPLRAECAHFLERLADRRAPRTDGEEGLRVLSVLRRCQDSLSADRQRRGGPVREGVHESAFIDEDVVIGPGTQIWHVSHVLKGSRIGAKCKIGQNVVIGPRVTVGDGVKIQNNVSVYEGVTLEDNVFCGPSMVFTNVFNPRSEINRMGEIRPTVVKRGATLGANCTIVCGVTIGEYAFVGAGAVVTKDVPPFALVVGNPARPTGWMCRCGTKRGPKQNAPCPACGAAWDAPVSTGTRKAGTTRRGRNR, encoded by the coding sequence GTGAACGGCGCCACCGAAAACCGGACGCCGTCGGTGGCGGTGATCGGGTGCGGCTATTGGGGGCAGAACCTGGTGCGCAACTTCCACGCGCTGGGCGCCCTGCGCGCCGTGGCCGAGGCCGACGCGGACCGGCGGGCGCAATTCGCACCGCAGTACTCCGGGGTGGCCTTCGTGGCCGACGTCGGGGACGCTCTGGCCGACCCGGCGGTGACCGCCGTGGCCGTGGCCACGCCCGCCGAGACCCACGCGGCGGTGGTGCGCCGGGCGCTGGAGGCGGGCAAGGACGTCTTTGTGGAAAAGCCCCTCGCCCTGACGGAAGAGGACGGGCGGGCCCTCGTGGCCCTGGCGCGGGAAAAAAAGCGGGTGCTGATGGTGGGCCACTTGTTGTGGTACCACCCCGCCGTGGCGCGCCTCAAAGAGTTGGTGGCCCAGGGCGAGTTGGGGAAAATCCAATACATCTATTCGCACCGGTTGAACCTGGGGAAGATCCGTCGGGAAGAGAACATCCTCTGGTCCTTCGCGCCGCACGACGTGTCCGTGATCCTGGGCTTGTTGGGCGAGATGCCCACGGAGGTTCGCTCCCAGGGCGGGTCTTATTTGCAGGAAAAGATCGCGGACGTGACGGTGAGCCTGTTGTCGTTCCCCAGCGGGGTGAAGGCCCATATCTTCGTGTCGTGGCTGCACCCGTTCAAGGAGCAGAAGCTGGTGGTGGTGGGGAGCCGCAAGATGGCCGTGTTCGACGATTTGGAGAAAACCGACAAGCTGCGGCTGTACCCGCACCGGATCGACTGGAAAGACGGCGCGCCGGTGGTGAACAAGGCCGAGGCCGAGCCGGTGGCGCTGCCCGCCGAGGAGCCCCTGCGGGCGGAGTGCGCGCACTTTTTGGAACGGCTGGCCGACCGGCGCGCCCCGCGCACGGACGGCGAGGAAGGCCTGCGGGTGCTGTCGGTGTTGCGGCGTTGCCAGGACTCCTTGAGCGCGGACCGCCAGCGGCGGGGCGGCCCGGTTCGGGAAGGGGTCCACGAGTCGGCGTTTATCGACGAGGACGTGGTCATCGGCCCGGGCACCCAGATCTGGCACGTGAGCCACGTGCTCAAGGGCTCGCGGATCGGGGCGAAATGCAAGATCGGCCAGAACGTCGTGATCGGGCCGCGGGTGACCGTGGGCGACGGCGTCAAAATTCAAAACAACGTGTCGGTCTACGAGGGCGTGACGCTGGAGGACAACGTCTTTTGCGGGCCGTCGATGGTGTTCACGAACGTGTTCAACCCCCGAAGCGAAATCAACCGGATGGGGGAAATCCGTCCGACGGTGGTGAAGCGGGGCGCCACGCTGGGCGCCAACTGCACCATCGTCTGCGGGGTGACGATCGGGGAGTACGCCTTTGTGGGCGCGGGCGCGGTGGTGACCAAGGACGTGCCGCCCTTCGCCCTGGTGGTGGGCAACCCGGCGCGCCCGACCGGATGGATGTGCCGTTGCGGGACGAAGCGGGGCCCCAAACAAAACGCTCCCTGCCCCGCCTGCGGCGCGGCCTGGGACGCCCCCGTCTCGACGGGCACGCGCAAGGCCGGGACGACGCGGCGTGGCCGAAACCGCTGA